The Neofelis nebulosa isolate mNeoNeb1 chromosome 1, mNeoNeb1.pri, whole genome shotgun sequence sequence CACTTTGCTTGCGGAGCGTTGCTACTTGGTGTTCGACGGAGGGCTGGCGTTTTTGCGGCCAGAATCAGAACCGCAATAGCGAGGATTCCACCTCCACCTGCACATTTGTGCTGAGCGGCGGGCGAGCCGCAGAGGCGAACAGACGCGCTCCCTGCCTGCGGCTGCCTGGGGCCCAAACGGTAGGGCCAGACACGACAGGCTGGGggcaagacacacacacacacacacacacacacacacacacacacacacacacacaaagagagactCATGAGGCCCGGGACAGGCGCGGGGAGGAGGAACCATTTTGCTGGGTCGAATTTTCGCGTCTCTTTGTCCGTGCCGGGGGCGTTCCGCGATCCACGAGCGGGCTTGCGGAAGGAGCATCTCTAGAGGACGACCGCGAGGGCGGCGGGCAACATTGGCCGGGATCCGAGCGCCACCATGACGCCTCCCGGGTGCGCAGCCGGCTCGGGGCTCCGTCGCCTGCCCCCGCCGCACACACGCGCCGCGCCGGATCCGAAGCGGGCTGGGGAGTTATGTAAGCCCCTggcgggaggggagagggtcTTGGATGTGTGCGTCtctcgcggcggcggcggcggcggcggcggctcgaGCGGCTCAGGTTGATGCAGACCCCGATGACAGGGGCCTGGCGCGAGCGCACGGCTGACGAAAGCGGCTTAGCCCGCTCGGTTTCCATGGCGACGagcgggcgcggcggcggcggcggcggcggcggcgaccgCGCGTCCGCGGGGGGCTGCAGGAGGaaggcggcggccgcggccgggACCCTCGCGGCAGACATGGACTCGCACTGCGACTGTGCCGCCGAGACGCCGGCCGCCGAGCAGCCGTCGGGGAGGATCAACAAGGCCGCGTTCAAGTTGTTCAGGAAGAGGAAATCGGGCGGCGCGATGCCCAGCATTTTCGGGGTCAAAAACAAAGGGGACGCGAAAGGCTCGGGTCCGACGGGGATGGCGAGGAGCCGGACCCACGACGGCCTGGCCGAGGTGCTGGTGCTGGAGAGCGGCAAGAAGGAGGAGccgcgcggcggcggcgggggcggcgggggccggccgggcgcggcggcggcggcggcggcggcggcggcggcggcggcggggggcgccCCCAGGGCGGCGGGCCCCGGCGGGGGCTCCGCGGCCCCCAGCGCCGTGGCCAAGTCGCACAGCTTCTTCTCCCTGCTGAGGAAGAACGGGCGGCCGGACAGCGGCCGGGGCGAGCCCGCGGACGCGAGCAGGGCCGGCGGCAAACAAAAGAGGGGGCTCAAGGGGCTCTTCAGCAGCATGCGCTGGCCCAAGAAGGACAAGCGGGCCAAGGCGGAGGCCAAGGGCGAGCGCGCGGGGGCGCCGGGCGGCCTGGTCCTGCCGGGCTCGCTCACCGCCAGCCTGGAGTGCGTCAAGGAGGAgacgcccgcgcccgcgcccgcgcccgcgcgcCAGCCGGAGCAGCCGCGCGGGGACGCGCCGCCAGAGCCAGCAGCAGGTGAGCCCGGAGGGGGGCAGCCGGGGCCGGCCCCCGCCGCTCGCGCCCCCGCGCCGGACCGCCGACGGGCCCCCGGCCCCGCGGCGCCTCGGGCCGAGGGCGCCCGGGGAGAGGACGCCGCGGGGCACCGGCGCGCCGAGGAGCCCCGGGCACCCCCGGAGCCGGGCGCGGGGGAGGAGGCGCACCCGGCCGAGGAAGCCTGCAGGACAGGTGACGCTCCGGCACCGCCCGTCCCCCTGCTCGACGCGGAGTGCGGCGGCCGGGCGGCGGCCGCCCCCGACCCTTCCTCTGTCGATCCGCCCTCAGACCCGTCGGCCGATCGtatttgtttgatgttttctgACGTGACTTCACTGAAAAGCTTTGACTCTCTTACAGGCTGCGGAGATATTATTGCAGACCCGGAGGACGAGGCGGGTCCCAGCTGCGACAAGCATGCCCCCGGGCCTGGCAAGCCAGCCCTGTCTAAAAAGAACCCCGGCGTGGTGGCCTACCAGGGCGGAGGGGAGGAGATGGCGAGCCCGGACGAGCTGGACGACACCTATCTCCAGGAGTTCTGGGACATGCTGTCGCAGACCGAGGACCAGGCACGAGGGCCCCAGGAGGCAGCGgccacggcggcggcggcggcggcggccctgGACGCCCAGGTGGGGCCGGAGACCCCCAAAGACGCCAGGTGCGCAGAAGGGGCCAAGGACGTGCCGTTGGGCAAGCACCGGAGGCTCAACCGGGTTCCCATGGAGCTCCATCCCAAGGAGGAGCCCAAACCCCCGGAGAAGGAGCAGCAGGAGGGCGTCCCCAACAGCGACGAGGGCTACTGGGATTCCACCACTCCGGGCCCGGAGGAGGACagcgccggcggcggcggcggcggcggcaggaaGGCGGCCATCCCCCGGGATAGCTACAGCGGGGACGCGCTCTACGACCTCTACTCCGATCCGGATGCGGGCCCGGCCGTCGTCCCCGCCAGCGAGGAGACGGCCTGCTTGTCCCGGTTAAAGCCCGTGTCCCCGGTCACCATCACCTGCCCGCTGCGCACACCAGGCAGCCTGCTGAAGGACTCTAAAATCCCCATCAGCATCAAGCACCTCGCGAACCTCCCGTCCAGCCATCCCGTAGCGCACCAGCAACCGGTCAGGAGTGAGATGCCCAGAACAAAAATCCCGGTTTCCAAAGTGCTGGTCCGCAGGGTCAGCAACAGGGGCTTGGCTGGGACCACCATCCGGGCAGCGGCGTGCCACGACACTGCCAAAAAGTTGTGAGGTCTCCGAGGCCGACGTGCGTGGACCACACGTCAAGGAATACAACTTTCCCTGGGAACCACCGAAATAAGTTTTGCTTCCCCCTAAACGGAGGCTCTTAGGACCGTCCCTGCTCCAGAGCCTAGACCCAGGAGGTCCCTGTGCGGCCAGCAGGGGCAGCAGGATACCGCGTGGAGGGGGTGCTACACATGGGATTCTCCTCTCAAGATAAGTTTCCTGAGAATTATTTTcaagcacttttaatttttttacctttaaaaaaaaaatctttggttttcctttttttgctttgATGCGCTCAACACTTGGAAGTCACCTTTACTTGCCTTTGCAGAAAACAGGACTTACCCAAACAAACCCAAGTAAGCGTCATGCCGTGATACTTGGCCGTGCCAGGCAGGGTGCAAAGAGGGCCTGGAGGAACCACTGCCAACCCCAGAGGAGCCCCTCCTCTCCCAAgacaccttccttccttccttccttcttttcctttttctttccaggaaaaaaaaagagagagagagagggagggagggattgaaagaaagaaagaaagaaagaaagaaagaaagaaagaaagaaagaaagaaagaaagaaagaaaagaccctTTGCCGTACCACTGTGTGGGAAACACCCCCAAAGCTGAAAGAGTCTGGTCTTCACCTGATGAGCAGAGGGGATCAGTGATTGGCAGAAAATTTGCCTACTTTCAGTTGCTGGGTATGCAAATAGGTCACTACCTACCACCAGGACCATAAAGGAGCAGTTTGGTTTGCTTGGTTTAGATCATTTGTTTGGGGAGAAGTAAAAAGCTCAACAGagcaggattttctttctttctttctttctttctttctttctttctttctttctttctttctttctttctttctttctttctttcttccttccttccttccttccttccttctttccttcctttctttctttctttctttctttctttctttctttctttctttctttctcctttttctttcccaccCAGTGAAGAAATTAGGATCAGGGAAAGATTTCTCTAAAATGTCAAGAGACACAGTATTTTAGCATTTATAAACTGTAACCTTTTCACgtgtacataatacatattttacagTTTATCCAgctgttaacattttataatctATCAGTAACCTCGAATTTAAAATCTGGTTTTATAACTAGTTATGATAACTGTCCCTGAACTATTGATGTTCTTTTATGTACTGTAACCTAAAgcaattctgtttttgttttatatgggTTCGCTGGCTCTCAATgcaggggtaaaaaaaaaaaaaaaaaaaaaaagaaaagaaaaaaagaaaagtctattgTGTTGACCTCCCAGAGGAATGGTTCTGTCTTGTCTTGGGTAAGAGACTATTTATCAGAGATTTTTACCTTGGTTATAAAAATTTTGGATTCCACCATCCTACAATATAGGGAGTCCCAAATGAGGAACatacaaagaaaagataagagaaaaacaCAGTTTTTCATGTTAGTTGACTTTTGCTTTATGGACTTGTGATTGGGACAGGTATGTTGAGAATATGACACTGGCAAGCATATGTATCATAAACATTCTatgccaagattttttttttgaaaagtggcTTCCTTATATGTATGTTTCCTATTATTTTAGATGAAACAGTTATTTCAGAACAGGTTACCATATGCCTGGATACTTTGAGTGATTAACTGAAGCAGCTCCTAGAACGCTATTAGCCTCTAATGATTATGTAATATCCTCTCTGAAATGCTCTTCAGTGTGTGTAATCAAAAGACCAGAGCTCCTACTAGGAGTTGATTCATGGTGTCGGGACGACTAGATATTCTCAAGCAAAACTACATGCATGTGAACGGCATAACATTCATACACTATATGAGCTATATAGCTCCCATCTTCCAGAGAGATTGCCTAAGTAATGAACTGATGGTACATGTTTTTAAAGCTTGTGTTCTGTgtcataaaggaaagaaagaggcaagCTAAGTATACGGAAACCTATTTCAACAGTACGAAAGGAACGAAATAAACAGAcatcaaa is a genomic window containing:
- the AMER2 gene encoding APC membrane recruitment protein 2 isoform X2, whose protein sequence is MQTPMTGAWRERTADESGLARSVSMATSGRGGGGGGGGDRASAGGCRRKAAAAAGTLAADMDSHCDCAAETPAAEQPSGRINKAAFKLFRKRKSGGAMPSIFGVKNKGDAKGSGPTGMARSRTHDGLAEVLVLESGKKEEPRGGGGGGGGRPGAAAAAAAAAAAAAGGAPRAAGPGGGSAAPSAVAKSHSFFSLLRKNGRPDSGRGEPADASRAGGKQKRGLKGLFSSMRWPKKDKRAKAEAKGERAGAPGGLVLPGSLTASLECVKEETPAPAPAPARQPEQPRGDAPPEPAAGCGDIIADPEDEAGPSCDKHAPGPGKPALSKKNPGVVAYQGGGEEMASPDELDDTYLQEFWDMLSQTEDQARGPQEAAATAAAAAAALDAQVGPETPKDARCAEGAKDVPLGKHRRLNRVPMELHPKEEPKPPEKEQQEGVPNSDEGYWDSTTPGPEEDSAGGGGGGGRKAAIPRDSYSGDALYDLYSDPDAGPAVVPASEETACLSRLKPVSPVTITCPLRTPGSLLKDSKIPISIKHLANLPSSHPVAHQQPVRSEMPRTKIPVSKVLVRRVSNRGLAGTTIRAAACHDTAKKL
- the AMER2 gene encoding APC membrane recruitment protein 2 isoform X1 gives rise to the protein MQTPMTGAWRERTADESGLARSVSMATSGRGGGGGGGGDRASAGGCRRKAAAAAGTLAADMDSHCDCAAETPAAEQPSGRINKAAFKLFRKRKSGGAMPSIFGVKNKGDAKGSGPTGMARSRTHDGLAEVLVLESGKKEEPRGGGGGGGGRPGAAAAAAAAAAAAAGGAPRAAGPGGGSAAPSAVAKSHSFFSLLRKNGRPDSGRGEPADASRAGGKQKRGLKGLFSSMRWPKKDKRAKAEAKGERAGAPGGLVLPGSLTASLECVKEETPAPAPAPARQPEQPRGDAPPEPAAGEPGGGQPGPAPAARAPAPDRRRAPGPAAPRAEGARGEDAAGHRRAEEPRAPPEPGAGEEAHPAEEACRTGDAPAPPVPLLDAECGGRAAAAPDPSSVDPPSDPSADRICLMFSDVTSLKSFDSLTGCGDIIADPEDEAGPSCDKHAPGPGKPALSKKNPGVVAYQGGGEEMASPDELDDTYLQEFWDMLSQTEDQARGPQEAAATAAAAAAALDAQVGPETPKDARCAEGAKDVPLGKHRRLNRVPMELHPKEEPKPPEKEQQEGVPNSDEGYWDSTTPGPEEDSAGGGGGGGRKAAIPRDSYSGDALYDLYSDPDAGPAVVPASEETACLSRLKPVSPVTITCPLRTPGSLLKDSKIPISIKHLANLPSSHPVAHQQPVRSEMPRTKIPVSKVLVRRVSNRGLAGTTIRAAACHDTAKKL